A window from Mytilus galloprovincialis chromosome 8, xbMytGall1.hap1.1, whole genome shotgun sequence encodes these proteins:
- the LOC143043531 gene encoding uncharacterized protein LOC143043531, which translates to MHVTERFRSYTKKDYYRFPNDAVSIMPTFLDMTGFSDEQSDHILSLLELVLSGRIREKQKISDIVQFSDDNANKFNKEVKHRPVDRIIVVSTLEPDSNLPLDLMNAIVKAARKNRDIPIYGVLTGRDKYDPIRNKKVTEKVIKFRQVLGLPKHRVACITNYCEDSDPDMKYLNTTIPRFDVPVLRLMKQVLTPVTVDNDVGVPKPLKILLFSIFVTFLSIMYFCR; encoded by the exons ATGCACGTCACAGAACGTTTTAGAAG CTATACAAAAAAAGACTATTACCGATTTCCCAATGATGCAGTTTCAATTATGCCGACGTTTTTGGACATGACTGGTTTTTCTGATGAACAATCTGATCATATTCTCAGTTTGTTAGAATTGGTGTTATCTGGAAGGATAagagaaaaacagaaaatttcGGATATCGTACAGTTTTCTGACGATAATGCAAATAAGTTTAATAAAGAAGTCAAGCATCGACCTGTTGATCGAATCATTGTTGTTTCTACTCTTGAACCTGATTCTAATTTACCATTAGATCTTATGAATGCCATAGTGAAAGCTGCAAGAAAAAACAGAG ACATTCCCATTTATGGAGTTTTGACAGGACGGGATAAATATGACCCAATTCGTAACAAGAAAGTGACAGAGAAAGTAATCAAATTTCGTCAGGTTCTAGGGCTTCCAAAACATCGTGTTGCATGCATAACAAACTATTGTGAAGATTCTGATCCGGACATGAAGTACCTAAATACAACTATTCCACGTTTTGATGTACCAGTTCTCCGGTTGATGAAACAG GTATTGACTCCTGTTACTGTTGACAACGACGTCGGTGTGCCTAAACCTCTTAAGATTCTTctgttttcaatatttgttacGTTTTTGTCAATTATGTATTTTTGCCGGTGA